A stretch of the Rosa rugosa chromosome 5, drRosRugo1.1, whole genome shotgun sequence genome encodes the following:
- the LOC133710829 gene encoding probable glutathione S-transferase gives MADQVKLYGVWNSPFSCRVIWALKLKGIPYDYIEEDLRNKKSAQLLKYNPVHKKIPVLVHGEKPICESMVIIEYIEETWPQNPLLPTDPYERAMARFWVKFADDKGPAIWRAFKSAGEERENAKKETLEMLRTIEERAGLENKKFFGGDNIGIADIAFGWFARWFGVIEEVAGLKLFEAHAFPRLHAWTNNFKEVPEIKENLPDRDKMVALFSGLA, from the exons ATGGCAGATCAGGTGAAGCTATATGGAGTCTGGAATAGTCCATTTAGTTGCAGGGTGATATGGGCTCTGAAGTTGAAAGGCATACCATATGATTACATAGAGGAAGATCTTCGCAACAAGAAAAGTGCTCAACTTCTCAAGTACAACCCAGTTCACAAGAAGATCCCAGTTCTTGTTCATGGAGAGAAGCCGATTTGTGAGTCCATGGTCATCATCGAATATATAGAAGAAACATGGCCGCAGAACCCCTTGCTGCCCACTGACCCTTATGAAAGAGCCATGGCCAGGTTCTGGGTTAAATTTGCTGATGATAAG GGTCCTGCAATCTGGAGGGCCTTCAAATCAGCAGGCGAAGAGCGAGAGAATGCCAAGAAAGAGACATTGGAGATGCTGAGAACTATTGAAGAGCGCGCAGGTCTGGAAAATAAGAAGTTTTTTGGAGGAGACAACATTGGTATTGCAGACATAGCCTTCGGATGGTTTGCTCGTTGGTTTGGAGTCATTGAAGAGGTGGCTGGGTTGAAGCTTTTTGAAGCCCATGCTTTTCCTCGCTTGCATGCATGGACTAACAATTTCAAGGAGGTGCCTGAAATCAAAGAAAACCTTCCTGATCGTGATAAAATGGTGGCCCTCTTTAGTGGTCTTGCTTAA